GTCTTCCCCGCCTTGGGCCAGACTTGGCTCCAGCCCCGGGGCATGAGGTGATGGAAGTTAGGAGCCGGATTTAGGTAGGGAGGAGGGcggcttttatgatttttttaaagccttctgGCTGGGTTCACTTTGAAATGTCTTCAAGGGAGCCATTTCTGGAAAGGGCTCTGGGGATCCCAGGCTTCTTCTCCAGAACCAGCTCGCTCTTTCAGGCTCAGAGCTGCTCCTCAGAACAGCCGGCTCCGACTCACCATGGTCATTACCAAAAAGGCTTCCTTTCAGAGGGAATGAGCAGTTTTTGTCAAAGCCGGGGCATTTGGGGAAGCTCTATTTCTGTTTCGAATCCCCCCGGACTGCCATCTGTGGGGTAGCGTAGCGATTCTGAGTCACTTAGACCCGGGCATATACCCCAGCTGTCTCTTGTAACGCTCGCTGTGAGACGCTGGGCAAGTCCCCTGTTCGCGGACGGCCTCCCCCCCAGAAGAGGGGAAGACTGCCCTGCACCAGGGCTGTGAGGACAGTGCGGGAGGGGGCCGGGAAGCTCTGCCCATGGGCCTGGCACACCAAGATGCTGTCTGGCCGTTAGAATCCCAAATCTCAGGCCTCCGTTGCCCGCTGTGTGGCCCAGGCACCACCTCTTAGCCTTCCTGACAGTCTTCGTGCCTGAAGACCTGGGATGAACAGGGCCTAAAAACAAAGCTTATTGTAAAGAGGACTCGCAGCCGCGCACACAGACGGAGCTCGTAGGGAACCTCGGCAGCCCCGCCACGTCCACATGCTCATTCCCCGGTGGGTGTCTGAGTTAGGCCTGGACGCAACTCCTTTCCATGTTAGAGGGACACGAGCTGAGTGTCCCGGCAGCACAGTTTAGCCAGACCCATTTATGATCAAGTTGGAAACCAAGATCAATGCTATGAATTTTCTGCCCTGTGGCTCTGAAACGATATGGCCCAAGagtcaataattaaaataaaaaaaaaaaagaacgagctCCAATCTGCATGGCATGGCACTCGGGGGCTGCCGGCGCACGGTGCACGGCCGTCAGCCGTCCCAGCAGCGGGGGTATTTGAATGCTAAGCTGCCAAGGCCGTCAGATGCAGGGACTGCAGGAGAGGAGAATCAGCCTAATTGGTGCAATCACTCCTGAGCCTgctaagaaaataaaggcctGACCCCCAGCATAGTGACACTTCCTCAAGCTGCTTGCTCCACGGAGCCACCAGCCTTTGATGGCTGCCCAGGCCCCGGGAAACACTGTTGACAAGTTGTCACGCAAGGCCCACGCGTGCAGCCGGtaacttcctctcttcttcctccggCCCAGATGATAAGCCCACGCGCCCTGCcgtgcctcctcctcctgccgctgggtgcctgccttcctctcttggACAGAGAAGAGCCCGCTGCCACCGTGGGAGGTGTCAGAGGCGGAATGAGCTGGGCCGACCTGCCCGGGGGACACCGCATGTTCCCCCCACGGGGCTCCCCTGGGTGGCCGAGGGCCCCACAGCCGCACGGCCTGCTGGTCACGGCCAAGGAGCTGCAGGTGTCGGGCCGACGGCGCCCTGGCTTCACGTTCCGGTTCGGGAGGCAGGATGATGGCAGCAAGGCTACCGGCTTCCTCCCCGCAGATGGTGAGAAGGCCAGCGGCCCTTTAGGGACCCTGGCCGAGGAGCTCAGCAGTTACAGCAGGAAAAAAGGCGGCTTCAGCTTCCGCTTCGGCCGGCGGTGAGGGGGCCGGGGCGTCCGTGGACCCTCCCGGCTACCACTCCCCCTCCTGTCTTCTCCTTGAGCCCGAAAGATCAGGATACTAAGAAGGCAAGGGGATGCCTGTCATGAGTTCTTAGCAGTAGGATCACTTAGTGGGCACCGAGGAAAAGACCGGATGGGATCCAAAAGGAGGTGGCCCAAAGCAAGCTGCACCCCTGGGAAGAAGGAAGCGTGGCCCTGGGGTAGCCGTCCCCGCCCCCTTCCCAGGGCCGTGAATGTGGACAGGCAGGGCCAGCTGTGTGGGCTCCAGGCTGAAGGCAGGGGGGCTGCTGATGGCAGTGGGTAATCCAAGTTTTGACAGCCTCCACGGGGACGCCTGCCGCTGACATCCACAGTGCAACTCGGAGTGAACGCGTCCCACCGGGTAGAGAGGATGGTTctgaaagttaaagaaaaaaaaatcttgttcccCATCCCGTTAACACAAGATCCCTCTGGCAAGAAAACCC
The DNA window shown above is from Mustela erminea isolate mMusErm1 chromosome 12, mMusErm1.Pri, whole genome shotgun sequence and carries:
- the QRFP gene encoding orexigenic neuropeptide QRFP — translated: MISPRALPCLLLLPLGACLPLLDREEPAATVGGVRGGMSWADLPGGHRMFPPRGSPGWPRAPQPHGLLVTAKELQVSGRRRPGFTFRFGRQDDGSKATGFLPADGEKASGPLGTLAEELSSYSRKKGGFSFRFGRR